A region of the Pseudarthrobacter phenanthrenivorans Sphe3 genome:
CAACCAGTCAGTGCTGGGATACGCCATCAAGGACAACCCCAAGTTCAAGAGCGTCGAGGAGTTCGCCACCGGCGAGCAGCTCGGCATCTCCGTGAAGAAGGGCAACACCGCAATGCTGGAGAAGGTCAACGCCACGCTCGAGCGGCTGGAGGGAGACGGCTCCCTGGAGAAGTTCAAGACCACCTGGTTCGGCGAGACCGCCAAGTAGCCACTGCCCCTGTAGTCGCCATGCGGCCCGGAGCCCACGCCCCGGCTCCTGCACGGCCCTGAGTACTACGCAGCCTCGAGAATTACGCCGCTGGGGCCCCGGACGGGCTGTACCGCAGTCCGTCCGGGGCCTCAGCCACGCACAACGAATGTGAGCACCCCATGGCAATGACCGCACGTCAACGAGCCAGAGTAAGCCTGTATGTCCAGGCCGGAATCTTTGTTGTGGCCATCGCCGCGCTGATCCTGGCAACTGACTGGGAGGCCATCGGCAACAGCGTCTTCAACTTCGCCAAGATCGGGCCCATGTTCCCGGGCATCTTCGTCACCGGCCTGTCGAACACCCTGATCTACACCTTCCTCGGCTTCATCGTGGGCCTTTCCGGCGGCCTGCTGCTGGCCCTGATGAAGCTCTCCAGCTTCCCGCTGTACCGGTGGATCGCCACCGGCTACATCGAGTTTTTCCGCGGTATCCCCGCGCTTCTGGTGTTCATCGCCTTCGGCTACGGCGTGCCCCTGGCCTTCGGCGTCTCGTGGAACATCACCGTGATCGTGATGGTTTCCCTCGGCATGGTGGCCTCCGCCTACATCGCCGAAACGCTCCGCGCCGGCCTGCAGGCGGTGCCGAAGGGCCAGCTGGAGGCCGCCCGTTCCCTGGGGATGCCGCAGTGGCGCGCCATGGTCACCATCGTGATCCCCCAGGCCTTCAAGATCGTGCTGCCGCCGCTGACCAACGAGATCATCCTGCTGACCAAGGACTCCTCGCTGATCTACGTCCTGGGCCTCACCGCCTCGCAGTACGAGCTCACCAAGTTCGGCCGTGACGGCATCTCCAGCCTGGGTGCGGGCCTGACCCCACTCTTGGTGGCCGGCGCCTTCTACCTGGTGATCACCATCCCCCTGAGCCTCCTGGCCCGGAAGTTCGAAAGCCGCTCCGCGCGGACCAAGCGATAGGCAGGGAAGACCATGAACGACGTCGTAAATTCCTCCGGCAGCACCAGCACCATCCATGCCACCGGCGTAGCCATCAAGGACCTGCGCAAGTCCTACGGGTCCAACGAAGTCCTGAAAGGCATCAGCCTGGACGTGGCTCCCGGCGAGGTGGTGTGCCTGATCGGGCCCTCGGGTTCCGGCAAGTCCACCCTGCTGCGGTGCGTGAACCTGCTGGAGCAGCCCAACCAGGGCAGCATCCACGTGGGCGGCTTCGAGGCCACCGATCCCGATGTGGACATCGACAAGATGCGCCGCAAGGTGGGCATGGTGTTCCAGCAGTTCAACCTGTTCCCCCACCTGGACGCCAAGCGCAACTGCAGCATCGCCCAGACCAAGGTCCTCAAGCGGTCCCAGGCCGAGGCGGACAAGGTGTCCATGCACAACCTGGAGCGGGTGGGCCTGGGCCACCTCGCCGACCGTTTCCCGGACCAGCTCTCCGGCGGCCAGCAGCAGCGCGTGGCGATCGCCCGGGCGCTCAGCATGGACCCGGAGCTGATGCTCTTCGACGAGCCCACCTCCGCGCTGGACCCCGAGACCGTGGGCGATGTCCTGTCCGTCATGCGCAACCTCGCCAAGGAAGGCATGACCATGCTGGTGGTCACCCACGAGATGGGCTTCGCCCGCGAAGTGGCCGACCGGGTGGTGTTCATGGACGGCGGCGTTGTGGTGGAGGAAGGTGTGGCCGAGCAGGTCATTTCCGCCCCCACGCAGCCCCGGACCAAGGAGTTCCTGCGCCGTGTCCTCGATCCGACGCACATCGACCTCGAAGAGTAGGCGCAGCTTCCGATAGGCCACTTCGTTGGTGGGGTCCACAGATGCCCTGGCGCTGCCTGAAGACCGGCAGCGCCAGGGCGTCTGTGCGTCATCGAAGCCTTTACTTCGGGCCGGGCGGGCCAGAGAATAGGTCCGCAGCCTCCACTGGCTCAGCAGCGTGCTGCCCATCCGGCCGCCGTCCCGCCGCGGCCGGCCAACAGAGGAGCGCTGGCATGACGACCGATCCGACCATCACATCCCGTGCTGCCTCTGCGGTATCTGACCGCGCAGCGCAGCTGGCCTCCATCCCGTCCTTCCAGCGGGTGGACGCGTACATCACAGCGGCCAACCTGCGCCGGAAGGGCCACTCCGACGTCTGCGATTTTACGTTCGGCAACCCCCACCAGATGCCCGCCGACCGGTACGTCAACACCTTGCGGGACGCCCTGACCCCGCAGAACGACCAGTGGTTCGCCTACCAGACCAATGGCGAAGCCGCCCGGGAGGCCGCCGCGGAATCCCTCCAGAGGCTCCTGGACGTACCCTTCCGGGCGGAGGACATCTACCTGACCACCGGCGGGTTTGCCGCCATCGCCCTGGCACTAAAGACGGTGGCTGATCCCGGTGACGAGGTAATTTTCAGCCTTCCGCCGTGGTTCCTTTACGAGCCGCTGATCCTTGAAGCCGGCCTGGTTCCGGTGAAGGTCAAAGTCAGCACCGCCACGTTCGACCTGGACCTGGACGCGATTGAGGCTGCCATCACCGGGCGCACCAGGGTTGTGATCATCAATTCGCCCAACAATCCCACCGGGCGGATCTACCCTCCCGGGCTGCTGCTCCGGCTGGCGGAAATGCTGGAAGCTGCCTCGGCGAGGATCGGCCGGCGGATCTACCTGGTCTCGGACGAGGCCTACAACCGGATTGTGTTCGACGGGCTCCGTTTCCACAGCCCGGTGGAGTTTTACGCGCACACCCTTCTCGCCTACTCCTACGGCAAAACCCACCTCTCCCCCGGCCAGCGGGTGGGCTACCTGGCGCTCCCGCCAACGATGCCGCACCGGGAGGAGATGCGCCCGGCCATCACCGGCCTGCAGGTGGCGATGGGGTGGGTGTATCCGAACGCCCTGCTCCAGCACGCCCTCCCTGAACTGGAAAAGTTCACCATTGACGTGGGCCAGTTGGAGCGGCGCAGGGACCGGCTGGTTGATGTCCTGGGCGGCATGGGCTACCGCGTCCACCGGCCCGAGGGCACGTTCTACCTGTTTGCCACGTCCCCCATCCCGGACGACGAGGCGTTCACGGAGTCACTCGTCCGCCGGGACGTCTTCGTGTTCCCGGGCGTGCTGTTTGAGACCCCAGGCTTCTTCCGGATCTCCCTCACGGCCAACGACGACATGGTTGAACGCAGCCTGCCGGCCTTCGAGGCGGCAATGAAGGAACACCGGCCATAGTGCCAGTGTGGAAGGTGCAGTTGTGGGCTAGCGTGCCAGCACTCCCCCGACTGCCGCCGCCACCGCTTCCTTGATCCGCGCATGCAGGGCCCGCAGCCCGCGCCGGTCCGTCCTGACTTCCACAATGCTGCGCCCCTGGATCGGCTGTGCGAGCGCTTCGGCGAGTCCCGCCGTCGTACTCACCACTGAATGCCCGACGCCGTATGCTGAGGCAAGTGCCGCGATGTCCACTGTGTGGGGGGTGCCGAAAAGTCGTTCGACGGTGTCTCCGTACTTTCCGGCCTCACGCACCGCGCCGTGCTCCAGGAGGTCGAAGATAGCACCGCCGGAATCGTTGAGGACCACGATCCGCAGGTCCGGCTGCTCCTCCCCCGCACCGAGGAGCAGGCCGCCGGCATCGTGCAGGAAAGTGACGTCGCCCAGCAGAACGGTGGTTTCCTGCCGGCCTCCGAGGGCTACGCCGGTGGCGGTGGAGATGGTGCCGTCGATTCCGGCAAGGCCGCGGTTGGCATAAACGGTGGCGGCGGGATCGGCTGCGGGCAAGCCGGCCAGGTCCACGTCGCGGATCCCGTTGGAGGAGCCGAGCAGCAGCTGCCCCCGGCTGTGCTTCCACAGCAGGGAGCCCACGGACGGACCCGTGGCGGATGCGTCAGCCGTAAGTATTCCGTCAAGGGCATGTTGGGCGGCTGAGCCTGCGAGCAGCCAGGTGTCCAACCATTCCGGGGTGCCGCGGCCGGCGAAGTCGGCGAGGTCCGCGAGGTTCTCCAGCGGCAGCTCCGTGCGGCGCCCGGGCTCGTACCAGGCCACCGGAACCGGCTGGTAGAGGGCAGACGGCACCTCTGCGCGGGCCAGCAGCGCGGCAACGGGCCGGGACAGCGTGGGCCGGCCGAACAGCACCACCCGCTCAATCGGCTGCGCCGAATCCGGGCCGAAGTGCTCCAACAGCAAACGGTAAGGTCCCACTGCGTTCGGGCCGAATCGGGCGTTGGACGAGGGCTCCGCCAGCAGCGGCAGGCCCTGGGCGCGGGCAAACGCCTCTGCGACGGGCCCGGCGTCGTGCCCCGCCACAACCACGGTGCGGCGCTGCGGCATCGCAGCCGGCGCCGGCGGGAGGTTCATGATGAGCGGCTCGGTGCCGATCCGGTAGCGCTGCCGCTCGGCAGCCGCCGGAAGGTCCTCCCCCCGTTCCGGAACGAGCGGGTCGCGGAAGGCAAGGTTGAGCTGGACCGGGCCGGGCGGAATCTCGGCAAACGCGCCGGTGGCTGCGGACAGGCCGGTCTGCACGGCCCTTTCCGGGTTGGAGCCGGCGGGAACGTCGACGGCGAAGCGCACCTGTTCGCCGAAAAGATCCGGCTGGATGGTGGTCTGGTTGGCGCCTGTTCCGCGCAGTTCGTCCGGCCGGTCTGCGGAGAGGACGATCAGTGGGACAGCGGCGTGGTTGGCCTCCATCACGGCAGGCATGAGATTGCCGACGGCGGTCCCGGACGTCGTCAGAACGGCGGCCGGTGAGCCGGTGGCCAAAGCCAGGCCGAGTGCGGTGAAACCTGCAGAGCGCTCATCGATCCGGACCAGCAGCTCCACTTTTCCTTCCGCGGACGCCTCGGCCAGGGCGTAGGCCATGGGGGCTGACCGCGAACCGGGCGAGACCACCACATGCCGCACACCGCCGTCGACCAATACCCCGACGGCGATCCTTGCCGCAGCCAGCGAAGTTAGCCCAGGTGCCGCCTCCGGGGCGTCCGTGCCGGAAGAAGCTTCCTGTGAGGTGCGGGAGGCGTCAGGTTCGTTCAGCGAAGTCACCAAACCAGTCTGCCACCCCACGACGCTCTCTCACTTAACGTCGCTTAAAACCCAACGCTCTATCACTTCGCGGCACCCGGGCGCCGGGAAGTGATAGAGCGTTCCCAAAAAGCACGCATCAAGCGAGAGAGCGTCACAGGGGCGGCAGCGGCTTAGGCGTCGGTGCGGAACACCTGGATCACCGACGGACGGGGGGCGCGCGCCTGGCCGGCTGCCGGCGTCGTACCTGCGGGAACATAGTCGGGGAAGAAGGACACCTGGTTCTCGAAGGTGCCGTCCTCGCCCGGGTGCTGCACGGCAACGAACACGGTGCGCTCCTCGTCGTGGATGACGGGGCCGCAGGTCTCGGCGTCCCGCGGGACGGCCAGGAACTGCTCAACCTTGCCGCGCTCGGCTCCTTCAAGGGCGACCTTGAACAGGCCGTCCGCGCGGCCGATGCCGGAGGGGGCGCCGTCGGTGGAGATCCAGAGGTTGCCCACGGAGTCGAAGGCCAGGTTGTCCGGGCAGGAGATGGGCGAGACCTTGTCTACCGGGAAGCCGGAGAAGTAGGTGACGTCCCCCTGTGCCGGATCTCCGCAGACCATGAGCAGGTTCCAGGTGAAAGTGGTGGAGGTCTGGCCGCCCGTTTCCGTGATTTCCACAATGTGGCCGTCGCGGTTCTGGGTGCGCGGGTTGACTTCGGTGGCGCCTTCGTTGGACCCGACACCGCGGTTGGAGTTGTTGGTGCAGGCCACGTAGACCTTGCCGGTGTGCAGGCTGGGCTCGACGTCCTCGCAGCGGTCCATCTTGGTGGGGCCAACCTTGTCAGCGGCCAGGCGGGTGTAGACCAGAACTTCCTCAACGGACATTCCGGGAACCGCGGACTTGCCGTCCACCACGAGCGGCAGCCATTCGCCGATGCCGTCGAAGGCGCCGTCGGAGGGCACTGCGCCGGTTCCGGTGATCTCGGCGGCCGGCGAGTTGCCGTTGAACCGGGCCACGTAGAGGCTGCCGGCGGACAACAGGGTCATGTTGTGCGCCCGGTCGCCTTCGCGGTACTTGTCCTTGGAGACGAACTTGTAGAGGTAGTCGAAACGCTCGTCGTCGCCGGAGTACGCCACCACGTGGCCGGACTCGGCAATGATCACGTTGGCGCCCTCGTGCTTGAAGCGGCCCAGCATAGAGTGCTTCTTCGGGGTGGAGGTGGGGTCGAAGGGATCAACTTCGACGATCCAGCCGAAGCGGTTCGCTTCGTTCTCGTAGCCGGCGTTGCGCGTGTCCCAGCGGGGCTCGTCCAGTTCCCACTGGCGGGCGGTGGGCTTGGAGGTGATGCCGTAGCGCTTGTCCCCGGCGGAGGTGCCGCTGCCCACGAAGTAGCCCTGGAAGTTTTCCTCGCCGGAGAGGATGGTGCCCCACGGGGTGGTGCCGCCGGCGCAGTTACCCAAGGTGCCCTTGATGAGGCGGCCGGTGGGGTCTTCAACGGTCTTGACCAGCGCGGAGCCGGCGGCCGGACCAGTGAGTTCGTACACCGTGTTGTTCAGGTAGCGGCGGTTCAGCTTGGCGCCCTTCACGTAGGTCCAGGGCTTGTTCTTGTTCTGGCGTTCCAGCTCCACTACGGACAAACCATGGGCAGCGGCCCCCACTGCACGCATCTGCTTGGCGGGCATGGTGGCCGGGAACATGATGGCGTCGTTGGTGTACTCGTGGTTGGAGAACAGGACGGCGCGGCGGCCCTTGCTGCCGGGGATCTCCAGGATGTCGGTGTAGTCGTTGTTGTACCCGAACTGCTTTTCCTGGGCGGCCGCCGTCTGGTTGTTCAGGTCGAACTCCGGCGCGTCATTGAAGATGGGGTCGCCCCAGCGGATGACGGGCTTCCAGGTGAAGCCTTCCGGTACGGTGACGGCGTCAACCATCGCGTCGATGGAGGGGATCGCCGAGAACTGCAGCTTGGACTTGCCAAAGCCCTCCTTGGCGGCTTTGAACAGGCCTGCAGCGGAGGCGGATTCGGGGGAAGTCACCGCTGAACCGAGGACGACGGCGAGGGCACCGGCGGCGCCGAAGCCCAGGGCGGCGCGGCGGGACATGGTCGCGGAGGCGATGTCGCGGAAGTAGCTGTTGGAGCTGGTGTTGCAGACATCGCCGGCGCAGGCGTTGTCACATTTCAGGGCGCAGGTGACGGCACTGCGCTTGCCCTTGGTGTGGCCGAGCATCGGCAGCAGGGTGAACTTGCGGGCAGTCGTTTCAGACATGGTTGCCTTCCAAAAAATTCGATGCGGTCCGCCCACCCTGTCAGCCGCTTTCTACGGGCAGCCGTCAGGGAGGTGAAGTTCCGGTTAACCGCTCGTGACCTGCGGGTATGTGCGGGAGCGTTCGTCCGGAAGGCACATTAACTGCGAGAGGGATTCAGGAAAACCGACATCGAGTGAGAGAGGGTCGCAGGAAAGCCGACGTTGAGTGAGAGAGGGTGTCAGGCGGGCAGGAGGGCGTGGACGCGGCGCAGCCGGGCCAGCCACCAGTCGCGGCGTTCGGGGGAAGCCGCATACCGCTCAAGCAGCCCTGCGTCGGCGGCGACGTCGCGAAGGCGGATGCCGCCGTCGTCGGCCACCAGGGGATCCACCGTAATGTCGGATTCAAACAGGGACACAGTCCCCAGCCCGCATGCATAGGGAAGCTCAGGAAGCGCTGCGGCCAATGCCAGCCCGGCCCGGATCCCCACGGACGTGTCCAGCGCAGAACTGACGACGGCGGGCAGCCCGGCCTGCGCCACGATGTCCAGGGCGCGGCGCACTCCCCCGAGCGGAGCCACCTTGACCACCAACAGATCGGCCGCACCCGCCCGGGCAACGCGCAGGGGATCCGATTCCTTCCGCACGCTCTCGTCCGCTGCGATCAACACGGGTGTGCCGGCTGCCCGGAGCCGGGAACGCACCTCAGCCAGCCCCACGATGGTGGGCACGGGCTGTTCGGCGTACTCGAGCCCGACGGCGGACAGCCGGCTCAGCGCCGTGACCGCTGTTTCAACATCCCACCCGCCGTTGGCATCCACCCGGATGGCCGCATCCGGCAAGGCCGCGCGGACGGCGTCGAGGCGCGCGGCGTCGTCGTCGAGCGTCTGACCCTGTTCCGCCACCTTGACCTTGACTGCATCCACCCGGCCAAACCGGGCAAGAACGTCCGGGACGCGGGCCGCGGCCACGGCCGGGACGGTGGCGTTGACAGGGATCTCGGAACGGAGCGGGGCAGGAAAACCCTGCCAGGCGGCCTCCACGGCTGCGGCCAGCCAGCGGGAGGCCTCGGCGTCGCCGTACTCGGGGAACGGGCAGAACTCCCCCCACCCGGCCGGCCCCCGCAGCAGCAGCGACTCGCGCTCCATGATGCCGCGGAACTTCACCCGCATGGGCAGGGACACCACGTGCGCTCCGGCCAGCAGTTCCTCGAGCGCGGGCACCTGGGGCGGGTCGGTTGGCATGGATTCAACTGTACAAGCGTCCGTAAATGCGTGACTTTTGGAGCCATCCCGTCCCAGGCCCGCCGTCTTCACGCGGGTTCAGTTCCGGCCCCGGGGCAAAAACTACGCATTCCCGTCGCGGGGCGCGGTGACGAGGTCCAACGTGCGGCGGGATCCCAGTTTTCTGTGTCACCCTTTAAGGCGATGACTTCCCAACGGCAATCACCCGGCAGGACTGCAGCCCGACCCGCACCAGGGTCGGGCTTCCTGTTCGTGCTGGCCACCCTGGCCTGCGTGGCCGGACTGATCGCCACGTACTACTACTTCGTCCAGACCACCACCGGCCAGTTCATCGACGAGTCTGCGCTGGTGGAAGCCGTGGAGCTGCACGGGCCAGCCGGCAAGGCCACCACCAAATTCCTGGACCTGCTGCCCACCATCTCACTGGTGATGGCCGCCGTCGTGGTCCTGTTCGTCACGGTGATCCGGAAGCACTGGGCCGAGGCCGGAATCGCGGTTGCTGCATGCGTCGGGGCGAATATTGCCACCCAGGTGCTCAAGGACCTGCTTCCGGCCCGCCCGGACAAGGGCGTGGTGACGCTGGAGCTGAACTCGCTGCCGTCCGGGCACACAACGCTGGCGGCCTCCGCCGCGGCGGCCGTGTTCCTGATGGCCTCGCCGCGCTGGCGTCCCATGGCGGGCTTCGTGGGCGGCACGTTCGCCATCGCTTCCGGGGTGTCCACGCTGATCAACCAGTGGCACCGGCCGGCCGATGTGGTGGCCGCGTTCCTGCTGGTGGGTGCCTTCATGATTCCCGCGGGGTGGCTCATCATGCGCCGCGGCTCATGGAATGCGTGGGACGGCTTTGGCAGGCACATCGGCTCGGCGCGGATCTGGCTGACGCTGCCGGTGCTGATCGGGCTGGTGTCGGCCATAGTGGCCGTCTATTCGCTGGTCCGCCTTGCGCCGAGCCCCTGGCAGGAGGGCAGCACCACGAACTACTTCTGGGCCGGAATCTCGCTGATCGTCATCGCCGGGTACCTGGCCACCGTTGCCACCACGTCACTGTTTGCCTATGCCTCACGACGGCGGGACTCACCACAGCGGTAACGGTCACCGGATCCCCGCCCGGCTGGCTGGACGGGGGCCCGGTGCCCTGGCGGTTATTCCTTGACTGCCCCGGCAGTGCTGTTCATGATCCGTTTCTGGAAGATGAAGAACACGATCGCCACCGGCACCGTCATCAGCAGGGCCGCAGCCAGCTTGAGGGGATACTGCGTTCCCTGGCTCAGCTGCCCGGACGCCAGCTGGGCCACGCCCTTGGTGAGCGTGGTCAGCTCCGGGCTCTGGGTGGAGACGATGAAGTGGTTGAGCTCGTTCCAGGAACCCTGGAAACTCAGGATCACGATGGTCATCAGCGCCGGCATGGACATGGGCAGCACGATGGACCAGAAGGTCCGGAACACTCCCGCACCGTCAATCCTGGCCTGCTCCTCGATGGAGGCCGGAACTGATTCGAAGAAGTTCTTCATGATGAACACTCCCGCGGCGTCCGCCAGGAGGGGCAGGACCATGCCGGTGTACGAGTCGTACATGCCCAGCTGGTTGAGCACCAGGAACTTGGGGATCAGCAGGACCACCCCCGGCACCGCCATGACGCCCACCAGGATGGCGAACACCGTGGCGCGGCCCCGGAACTGCAGCCGGGCAAGGGCATAGCCGGCCAGGGAATCGAAAAACACCCGGCCGGCCGTAACCAGGACGGTGACGATCAGCGAGTTCATTGTCCAGGACGGAAAATCGGAATTGGCGAACAGCGCGGTGTAGGCAGCCCCGGACCAGGTGGACGGCAGCAGGGCCAGGGGGTTCGCCGCCGCCTCCGGTTCCGTTTTGAAGCTTGTGGCCAGCTGGACCAGGAACGGGAAGGTGTAGGCCAGGGCCAGTGCCACCAGCAGCCCGTAGGCCACCCAGCCACCTGTGAAGCGGCGGCGGGAACGTGCGGCCGGTGCCGCCGTCGTGCTGCGAAGGTCCGGCCTGGGCCGGGTCTGGATACTCATCGTGCACTGTCCTTATCCCGCAGCAGCCAGCGCTGGATCATCGCGAAGACCACGATGATGCCAAAGAGGATGAAGCTGATGGCTGCACCCTGGCCCCACTGCTGGTTGTTGAAGGCTGAGTTGAAGCTGAGGTACGCCGGGGTGAGCGTCGTTTTGGAGGGGCCGCCCTGCGTCCCAACGTAGATCTGGTCGAAGACCTGCCAGCAGC
Encoded here:
- a CDS encoding amino acid ABC transporter permease — protein: MAMTARQRARVSLYVQAGIFVVAIAALILATDWEAIGNSVFNFAKIGPMFPGIFVTGLSNTLIYTFLGFIVGLSGGLLLALMKLSSFPLYRWIATGYIEFFRGIPALLVFIAFGYGVPLAFGVSWNITVIVMVSLGMVASAYIAETLRAGLQAVPKGQLEAARSLGMPQWRAMVTIVIPQAFKIVLPPLTNEIILLTKDSSLIYVLGLTASQYELTKFGRDGISSLGAGLTPLLVAGAFYLVITIPLSLLARKFESRSARTKR
- a CDS encoding amino acid ABC transporter ATP-binding protein — encoded protein: MNDVVNSSGSTSTIHATGVAIKDLRKSYGSNEVLKGISLDVAPGEVVCLIGPSGSGKSTLLRCVNLLEQPNQGSIHVGGFEATDPDVDIDKMRRKVGMVFQQFNLFPHLDAKRNCSIAQTKVLKRSQAEADKVSMHNLERVGLGHLADRFPDQLSGGQQQRVAIARALSMDPELMLFDEPTSALDPETVGDVLSVMRNLAKEGMTMLVVTHEMGFAREVADRVVFMDGGVVVEEGVAEQVISAPTQPRTKEFLRRVLDPTHIDLEE
- a CDS encoding aminotransferase class I/II-fold pyridoxal phosphate-dependent enzyme encodes the protein MTTDPTITSRAASAVSDRAAQLASIPSFQRVDAYITAANLRRKGHSDVCDFTFGNPHQMPADRYVNTLRDALTPQNDQWFAYQTNGEAAREAAAESLQRLLDVPFRAEDIYLTTGGFAAIALALKTVADPGDEVIFSLPPWFLYEPLILEAGLVPVKVKVSTATFDLDLDAIEAAITGRTRVVIINSPNNPTGRIYPPGLLLRLAEMLEAASARIGRRIYLVSDEAYNRIVFDGLRFHSPVEFYAHTLLAYSYGKTHLSPGQRVGYLALPPTMPHREEMRPAITGLQVAMGWVYPNALLQHALPELEKFTIDVGQLERRRDRLVDVLGGMGYRVHRPEGTFYLFATSPIPDDEAFTESLVRRDVFVFPGVLFETPGFFRISLTANDDMVERSLPAFEAAMKEHRP
- the menD gene encoding 2-succinyl-5-enolpyruvyl-6-hydroxy-3-cyclohexene-1-carboxylic-acid synthase codes for the protein MNEPDASRTSQEASSGTDAPEAAPGLTSLAAARIAVGVLVDGGVRHVVVSPGSRSAPMAYALAEASAEGKVELLVRIDERSAGFTALGLALATGSPAAVLTTSGTAVGNLMPAVMEANHAAVPLIVLSADRPDELRGTGANQTTIQPDLFGEQVRFAVDVPAGSNPERAVQTGLSAATGAFAEIPPGPVQLNLAFRDPLVPERGEDLPAAAERQRYRIGTEPLIMNLPPAPAAMPQRRTVVVAGHDAGPVAEAFARAQGLPLLAEPSSNARFGPNAVGPYRLLLEHFGPDSAQPIERVVLFGRPTLSRPVAALLARAEVPSALYQPVPVAWYEPGRRTELPLENLADLADFAGRGTPEWLDTWLLAGSAAQHALDGILTADASATGPSVGSLLWKHSRGQLLLGSSNGIRDVDLAGLPAADPAATVYANRGLAGIDGTISTATGVALGGRQETTVLLGDVTFLHDAGGLLLGAGEEQPDLRIVVLNDSGGAIFDLLEHGAVREAGKYGDTVERLFGTPHTVDIAALASAYGVGHSVVSTTAGLAEALAQPIQGRSIVEVRTDRRGLRALHARIKEAVAAAVGGVLAR
- a CDS encoding PhoX family protein translates to MSETTARKFTLLPMLGHTKGKRSAVTCALKCDNACAGDVCNTSSNSYFRDIASATMSRRAALGFGAAGALAVVLGSAVTSPESASAAGLFKAAKEGFGKSKLQFSAIPSIDAMVDAVTVPEGFTWKPVIRWGDPIFNDAPEFDLNNQTAAAQEKQFGYNNDYTDILEIPGSKGRRAVLFSNHEYTNDAIMFPATMPAKQMRAVGAAAHGLSVVELERQNKNKPWTYVKGAKLNRRYLNNTVYELTGPAAGSALVKTVEDPTGRLIKGTLGNCAGGTTPWGTILSGEENFQGYFVGSGTSAGDKRYGITSKPTARQWELDEPRWDTRNAGYENEANRFGWIVEVDPFDPTSTPKKHSMLGRFKHEGANVIIAESGHVVAYSGDDERFDYLYKFVSKDKYREGDRAHNMTLLSAGSLYVARFNGNSPAAEITGTGAVPSDGAFDGIGEWLPLVVDGKSAVPGMSVEEVLVYTRLAADKVGPTKMDRCEDVEPSLHTGKVYVACTNNSNRGVGSNEGATEVNPRTQNRDGHIVEITETGGQTSTTFTWNLLMVCGDPAQGDVTYFSGFPVDKVSPISCPDNLAFDSVGNLWISTDGAPSGIGRADGLFKVALEGAERGKVEQFLAVPRDAETCGPVIHDEERTVFVAVQHPGEDGTFENQVSFFPDYVPAGTTPAAGQARAPRPSVIQVFRTDA
- a CDS encoding o-succinylbenzoate synthase produces the protein MPTDPPQVPALEELLAGAHVVSLPMRVKFRGIMERESLLLRGPAGWGEFCPFPEYGDAEASRWLAAAVEAAWQGFPAPLRSEIPVNATVPAVAAARVPDVLARFGRVDAVKVKVAEQGQTLDDDAARLDAVRAALPDAAIRVDANGGWDVETAVTALSRLSAVGLEYAEQPVPTIVGLAEVRSRLRAAGTPVLIAADESVRKESDPLRVARAGAADLLVVKVAPLGGVRRALDIVAQAGLPAVVSSALDTSVGIRAGLALAAALPELPYACGLGTVSLFESDITVDPLVADDGGIRLRDVAADAGLLERYAASPERRDWWLARLRRVHALLPA
- a CDS encoding phosphatase PAP2 family protein, with amino-acid sequence MTSQRQSPGRTAARPAPGSGFLFVLATLACVAGLIATYYYFVQTTTGQFIDESALVEAVELHGPAGKATTKFLDLLPTISLVMAAVVVLFVTVIRKHWAEAGIAVAACVGANIATQVLKDLLPARPDKGVVTLELNSLPSGHTTLAASAAAAVFLMASPRWRPMAGFVGGTFAIASGVSTLINQWHRPADVVAAFLLVGAFMIPAGWLIMRRGSWNAWDGFGRHIGSARIWLTLPVLIGLVSAIVAVYSLVRLAPSPWQEGSTTNYFWAGISLIVIAGYLATVATTSLFAYASRRRDSPQR
- a CDS encoding carbohydrate ABC transporter permease produces the protein MSIQTRPRPDLRSTTAAPAARSRRRFTGGWVAYGLLVALALAYTFPFLVQLATSFKTEPEAAANPLALLPSTWSGAAYTALFANSDFPSWTMNSLIVTVLVTAGRVFFDSLAGYALARLQFRGRATVFAILVGVMAVPGVVLLIPKFLVLNQLGMYDSYTGMVLPLLADAAGVFIMKNFFESVPASIEEQARIDGAGVFRTFWSIVLPMSMPALMTIVILSFQGSWNELNHFIVSTQSPELTTLTKGVAQLASGQLSQGTQYPLKLAAALLMTVPVAIVFFIFQKRIMNSTAGAVKE